A genomic region of Tissierella sp. contains the following coding sequences:
- a CDS encoding rod-binding protein, translating into MEITPTGNVINNEKDYSIVQKKMENLNKNPDDKKLMDACKEFESIFTYMMLKEMKKTVPDNGIIEKSQGSIMFEEMYLEELSKDMSNGDNGIGMAKILYDQFKKGYINL; encoded by the coding sequence ATGGAAATAACACCAACTGGTAATGTTATAAACAATGAGAAAGATTATTCTATAGTGCAGAAAAAGATGGAAAATCTAAACAAGAATCCTGATGATAAAAAACTTATGGATGCTTGCAAGGAGTTTGAGAGTATATTCACCTATATGATGCTAAAAGAGATGAAGAAAACTGTTCCAGATAATGGAATAATAGAAAAATCTCAAGGAAGCATTATGTTTGAAGAGATGTATCTAGAAGAATTGTCTAAGGATATGTCCAATGGAGATAATGGCATTGGCATGGCGAAGATTTTATATGATCAATTTAAAAAAGGATATATTAACTTATAA
- the flgG gene encoding flagellar basal-body rod protein FlgG: MRSLWTAATGMKAQQFNIDTISNNLANVNTTSYKVQRSEFKDLFYANLKRANVNDDQGRPVNLEVGHGVMPVATKRDFRTSSFMETQSTFDFALNGAGFFAVELPNGDIRYTRDGSFKLSIDGDEATIVTSEGYFVLSEDEDLIVIEEGISDISVDELGYVYGKDEDGESVEVGRFMLVNFMNPEGLQSEGQNLYSATTASGEEIFLEAEEMSTKVIQGYLEASNVQVVDEMVKMITAQRAYEINSKAITTADEMLQMANNLKR, translated from the coding sequence ATGAGGTCACTATGGACTGCAGCTACAGGCATGAAGGCGCAACAATTTAATATAGACACAATATCAAATAACTTAGCTAATGTAAATACTACTAGTTACAAGGTACAAAGGTCAGAATTTAAAGACTTGTTTTATGCAAATTTAAAAAGAGCTAATGTTAATGACGACCAAGGAAGACCAGTTAATTTAGAAGTCGGTCATGGAGTTATGCCTGTTGCTACAAAGAGAGATTTTAGGACAAGTAGTTTTATGGAAACACAGTCAACTTTTGATTTCGCATTAAATGGAGCAGGATTTTTCGCTGTGGAATTGCCAAATGGAGATATAAGGTATACTAGAGATGGAAGTTTTAAATTGAGTATAGACGGCGATGAGGCTACTATAGTTACTTCTGAGGGATATTTTGTACTTAGTGAAGATGAAGATTTGATAGTTATAGAAGAAGGAATATCCGATATCTCAGTTGATGAGTTAGGATATGTATATGGCAAGGATGAAGATGGTGAATCAGTTGAAGTTGGAAGATTTATGCTTGTAAATTTCATGAACCCAGAGGGACTTCAATCTGAAGGACAAAACCTATATAGTGCAACAACTGCATCAGGAGAAGAAATTTTTTTAGAAGCTGAGGAAATGAGTACCAAGGTAATCCAAGGATATCTAGAAGCTTCAAATGTTCAAGTGGTAGATGAAATGGTAAAGATGATTACAGCTCAAAGAGCTTATGAAATCAACTCAAAGGCTATTACCACTGCCGATGAAATGCTACAAATGGCAAATAACTTGAAGAGATAA
- a CDS encoding flagellar hook-basal body protein, with product MNRGLYIGATSLVTNQRRLDVLTNNLANINTSGYKKDISLTESFPEKLLAKMSRTPEYGNIPRGANITYENNGEVHTARTDEGFFVVNTSRGRSYVKEIQFVVDEEGYLKTSYKNLDDEYKTDYENYITDSNGNPLQGVGDIENLLQGAVYNPPLHVIGTMSGGVRFQKMVTDFTNGSFMDTGGRLDLAIKGNGFFKVEGEDGEALYTRNGSFSITNGFLSDLDGKRILGQNGAIPLNGGNIDILANGNVFVDDVLIDTLDIVDIDNKEFLRKRGDNLFYVAENAVVGETPFNGEVLQGYLEGSNMNPISGMVEMITLLREFESNQKVVRMQDEMMERAANEIGRV from the coding sequence GAGGATTATATATTGGTGCAACTTCTTTAGTTACTAATCAAAGAAGATTAGATGTTCTTACAAATAATCTAGCTAATATAAATACTTCTGGATATAAAAAGGATATTTCTCTTACAGAATCCTTTCCAGAAAAATTGTTAGCTAAGATGAGTAGAACTCCTGAATATGGAAATATACCAAGAGGAGCTAATATTACATACGAAAACAATGGTGAAGTCCATACTGCTCGTACAGACGAAGGTTTTTTCGTTGTAAATACTTCAAGAGGTAGATCCTATGTAAAAGAAATTCAATTTGTTGTGGATGAAGAAGGATATTTAAAGACTTCTTACAAGAATTTAGATGATGAATATAAAACTGATTATGAGAATTATATAACTGATAGTAATGGAAATCCTTTACAAGGAGTTGGGGATATAGAAAATCTTCTTCAGGGTGCTGTTTACAATCCACCATTACATGTAATTGGTACTATGAGTGGAGGAGTTAGATTCCAAAAGATGGTTACTGATTTTACTAATGGTAGCTTTATGGATACTGGCGGAAGGTTAGACTTGGCTATAAAAGGAAATGGATTTTTCAAAGTTGAAGGTGAAGATGGAGAAGCTTTATATACAAGAAACGGATCATTTTCCATAACAAATGGCTTTTTATCTGATTTAGATGGTAAGAGAATATTAGGCCAAAATGGAGCAATTCCTTTAAATGGAGGAAATATAGATATTTTAGCAAATGGTAATGTCTTTGTAGATGATGTTTTAATAGATACTTTGGATATAGTAGATATCGACAATAAGGAATTCCTTAGAAAAAGAGGAGACAATCTTTTCTATGTGGCGGAAAATGCCGTAGTAGGAGAAACTCCCTTTAATGGAGAAGTATTACAAGGTTATTTAGAAGGTTCAAATATGAATCCAATATCTGGAATGGTGGAAATGATTACTCTCCTAAGAGAGTTTGAATCAAATCAAAAGGTAGTTAGGATGCAAGATGAAATGATGGAAAGAGCAGCTAATGAAATAGGAAGAGTATAG